One window of the Triticum dicoccoides isolate Atlit2015 ecotype Zavitan chromosome 3B, WEW_v2.0, whole genome shotgun sequence genome contains the following:
- the LOC119275441 gene encoding potassium channel KAT2-like isoform X2 yields the protein MDNISNIFHNDLLPSLGARANQSIKLRKFIISPYDSRYRIWETFLLVLVVYSAWIYPFELAFLRHLSWKLFLVENIVNSFFAIDIVLTFFLAYLDHKSYLLVDNPKRIAARYLSSWFILDVCSTIPYQPFGLLFNKHGNGLAYRTLNMLRLWRLRRLSALFARLEKDIRWNYYGIRTWIGAAIPNYRSESLWVRYVTAIYWSITTLTTTGYGDLHAENPREMSFCICFMLFNLGLTAYLIGNMTNLVVQGSCRTRNFRDTIHAASRFAARNQLPEQIRDEMLAHICLRYKTEGLKQKETLDSLPKAIRSSIACHLFLPVLEKIYLFDGVSFTCRLQLVTTMEAEYYPPRETVILQNETPTDVYILVSGAVEERMMIDGREKVEKLLSGGDIFGEIGVLCSIPQPFTFRTSRISQLLRLNATVLKNIIQENKHDKEIIMNNLYQKMNTDQRFSTDTMEVCEGTLDQHFGEYSGCSASNQVNINNESKAGETLILPCSEERCKELNESDRHGAIHSTIEQGFFNRNVDFPHKGEDMENRVATSQIMDKWKADEHEHTLTDNCMTGYRRARDKLKHIWQGTILGQPKITDKMLTCSVTGELQEITDTRTEAGFVVSERKRVTIHMHPQQNKSSSVPYAKVINLPGSLDQLFGIAREKFPGYCPVKLFNQDFAEIDDITVIRDGDQLFLMEV from the exons ATGGATAATATTAGCAACATCTTCCACAATGACCTACTACCATCTCTAGGAGCAAGAGCAAACCAATCTATCAAGCTGAGAAAATTCATTATTTCTCCCTATGATTCCCGTTACAG GATCTGGGAAACGTTCTTGCTTGTGCTCGTTGTTTATTCAGCATGGATCTACCCGTTTGAACTAGCATTTCTGAGGCATCTCTCATGGAAGCTTTTCCTAGTTGAGAACATTGTCAACAGCTTCTTCGCAATTGATATTGTTCTCACCTTTTTTCTAGCATATCTCGATCACAAGTCCTATCTTCTAGTGGATAATCCAAAAAGGATTGCAGCTAG ATATCTCTCTTCCTGGTTCATTCTTGACGTCTGTTCCACAATTCCATATCAACCGTTTGGGCTACTCTTTAACAAGCATGGAAATGGCCTTGCCTATAGGACACTTAACATGCTTCGATTATGGCGTCTCCGACGCCTCAGTGCTTTATTTGCCAG GCTTGAAAAGGATATCCGATGGAACTACTACGGGATAAG AACCTGGATAGGAGCAGCAATACCAAACTACAGATCAGAGAGTTTATGGGTTCGATACGTGACAGCAATTTATTGGTCCATTACAACACTCACAACAACTGGTTATGGCGATTTACATGCGGAGAATCCAAGAGAAATGTCATTTTGCATATGCTTCATGCTATTTAACCTGGGATTGACAGCATACCTCATTGGTAACATGACAAACCTAGTTGTCCAGGGAAGTTGCCGTACCAGGAATTTT AGAGATACCATCCATGCTGCCTCTCGGTTTGCTGCAAGGAATCAGTTACCTGAACAAATTAGGGATGAAATGCTAGCTCATATCTGCCTGAGGTATAAGACAGAAGGGCTTAAACAAAAGGAAACATTGGATAGTCTCCCCAAGGCAATTCGTTCAAGCATAGCATGCCATTTATTCCTCCCTGTCCTAGAAAAAATCTATCTTTTCGATGGTGTTTCCTTTACTTGCAGGCTTCAATTG GTTACCACAATGGAAGCAGAGTACTACCCACCAAGAGAAACTGTCATACTCCAGAATGAAACACCTACAGATGTTTACATATTAGTTTCAGGAGCAGTG GAGGAAAGGATGATGATTGATGGGCGAGAAAAG GTTGAGAAACTACTATCAGGTGGTGACATATTTGGCGAAATAGGAGTTCTATGCAGCATTCCTCAACCATTTACTTTCCGCACGTCCAGAATTTCACAACTATTAAGGCTTAACGCAACAGTGCTCAAAAACATCATTCAGGAAAACAAACACGACAAGGAAATTATAATGAACAATCTTTACCAG AAAATGAATACAGATCAAAGGTTCTCTACTGACACGATGGAGGTATGTGAAGGGACGCTCGATCAACACTTTGGAGAGTACAGCGGATGTTCTGCATCCAATCAAGTCAACATAAACAATGAATCAAAAGCAGGAGAAACATTAATACTGCCTTGCAGTGAAGAACGTTGTAAAGAACTCAATGAATCAGACAGACATGGAGCAATTCACAGTACTATCGAACAGGGCTTCTTCAATAGAAACGTTGATTTTCCTCATAAAGGTGAAGATATGGAAAATCGTGTTGCTACAAGTCAGATTATGGACAAATGGAAGGCAGATGAACATGAACATACATTGACAGACAACTGCATGACAGGATATAGAAGGGCTCGAGATAAGCTCAAACACATATGGCAAGGCACAATATTAGGGCAGCCAAAAATCACAGATAAAATGCTTACATGCTCAGTTACTGGAGAACTTCAGGAAATCACTGATACACGCACAGAAGCTGGTTTTGTGGTTTCAGAAAGAAAAAGAGTGACAATTCATATGCATCCACAACAGAACAAAAGCTCATCGGTGCCATATGCAAAAGTCATAAATCTACCAGGATCACTGGATCAACTTTTCGGCATAGCTC GTGAGAAGTTTCCGGGTTATTGTCCTGTGAAGCTGTTCAATCAAGATTTTGCTGAAATTGACGATATAACAGTAATTAGAGATGGTGACCAGTTGTTTCTTATGGAAGTTTGA
- the LOC119275441 gene encoding potassium channel KAT2-like isoform X1 yields MDNISNIFHNDLLPSLGARANQSIKLRKFIISPYDSRYRIWETFLLVLVVYSAWIYPFELAFLRHLSWKLFLVENIVNSFFAIDIVLTFFLAYLDHKSYLLVDNPKRIAARYLSSWFILDVCSTIPYQPFGLLFNKHGNGLAYRTLNMLRLWRLRRLSALFARLEKDIRWNYYGIRCTKLISVTLFAIHCSGCFIYLIADTYPDPSRTWIGAAIPNYRSESLWVRYVTAIYWSITTLTTTGYGDLHAENPREMSFCICFMLFNLGLTAYLIGNMTNLVVQGSCRTRNFRDTIHAASRFAARNQLPEQIRDEMLAHICLRYKTEGLKQKETLDSLPKAIRSSIACHLFLPVLEKIYLFDGVSFTCRLQLVTTMEAEYYPPRETVILQNETPTDVYILVSGAVEERMMIDGREKVEKLLSGGDIFGEIGVLCSIPQPFTFRTSRISQLLRLNATVLKNIIQENKHDKEIIMNNLYQKMNTDQRFSTDTMEVCEGTLDQHFGEYSGCSASNQVNINNESKAGETLILPCSEERCKELNESDRHGAIHSTIEQGFFNRNVDFPHKGEDMENRVATSQIMDKWKADEHEHTLTDNCMTGYRRARDKLKHIWQGTILGQPKITDKMLTCSVTGELQEITDTRTEAGFVVSERKRVTIHMHPQQNKSSSVPYAKVINLPGSLDQLFGIAREKFPGYCPVKLFNQDFAEIDDITVIRDGDQLFLMEV; encoded by the exons ATGGATAATATTAGCAACATCTTCCACAATGACCTACTACCATCTCTAGGAGCAAGAGCAAACCAATCTATCAAGCTGAGAAAATTCATTATTTCTCCCTATGATTCCCGTTACAG GATCTGGGAAACGTTCTTGCTTGTGCTCGTTGTTTATTCAGCATGGATCTACCCGTTTGAACTAGCATTTCTGAGGCATCTCTCATGGAAGCTTTTCCTAGTTGAGAACATTGTCAACAGCTTCTTCGCAATTGATATTGTTCTCACCTTTTTTCTAGCATATCTCGATCACAAGTCCTATCTTCTAGTGGATAATCCAAAAAGGATTGCAGCTAG ATATCTCTCTTCCTGGTTCATTCTTGACGTCTGTTCCACAATTCCATATCAACCGTTTGGGCTACTCTTTAACAAGCATGGAAATGGCCTTGCCTATAGGACACTTAACATGCTTCGATTATGGCGTCTCCGACGCCTCAGTGCTTTATTTGCCAG GCTTGAAAAGGATATCCGATGGAACTACTACGGGATAAGGTGCACCAAACTAATCTCT GTTACTCTTTTTGCAATACATTGTTCAGGATGTTTCATTTACTTAATAGCTGATACATACCCCGATCCATCAAGAACCTGGATAGGAGCAGCAATACCAAACTACAGATCAGAGAGTTTATGGGTTCGATACGTGACAGCAATTTATTGGTCCATTACAACACTCACAACAACTGGTTATGGCGATTTACATGCGGAGAATCCAAGAGAAATGTCATTTTGCATATGCTTCATGCTATTTAACCTGGGATTGACAGCATACCTCATTGGTAACATGACAAACCTAGTTGTCCAGGGAAGTTGCCGTACCAGGAATTTT AGAGATACCATCCATGCTGCCTCTCGGTTTGCTGCAAGGAATCAGTTACCTGAACAAATTAGGGATGAAATGCTAGCTCATATCTGCCTGAGGTATAAGACAGAAGGGCTTAAACAAAAGGAAACATTGGATAGTCTCCCCAAGGCAATTCGTTCAAGCATAGCATGCCATTTATTCCTCCCTGTCCTAGAAAAAATCTATCTTTTCGATGGTGTTTCCTTTACTTGCAGGCTTCAATTG GTTACCACAATGGAAGCAGAGTACTACCCACCAAGAGAAACTGTCATACTCCAGAATGAAACACCTACAGATGTTTACATATTAGTTTCAGGAGCAGTG GAGGAAAGGATGATGATTGATGGGCGAGAAAAG GTTGAGAAACTACTATCAGGTGGTGACATATTTGGCGAAATAGGAGTTCTATGCAGCATTCCTCAACCATTTACTTTCCGCACGTCCAGAATTTCACAACTATTAAGGCTTAACGCAACAGTGCTCAAAAACATCATTCAGGAAAACAAACACGACAAGGAAATTATAATGAACAATCTTTACCAG AAAATGAATACAGATCAAAGGTTCTCTACTGACACGATGGAGGTATGTGAAGGGACGCTCGATCAACACTTTGGAGAGTACAGCGGATGTTCTGCATCCAATCAAGTCAACATAAACAATGAATCAAAAGCAGGAGAAACATTAATACTGCCTTGCAGTGAAGAACGTTGTAAAGAACTCAATGAATCAGACAGACATGGAGCAATTCACAGTACTATCGAACAGGGCTTCTTCAATAGAAACGTTGATTTTCCTCATAAAGGTGAAGATATGGAAAATCGTGTTGCTACAAGTCAGATTATGGACAAATGGAAGGCAGATGAACATGAACATACATTGACAGACAACTGCATGACAGGATATAGAAGGGCTCGAGATAAGCTCAAACACATATGGCAAGGCACAATATTAGGGCAGCCAAAAATCACAGATAAAATGCTTACATGCTCAGTTACTGGAGAACTTCAGGAAATCACTGATACACGCACAGAAGCTGGTTTTGTGGTTTCAGAAAGAAAAAGAGTGACAATTCATATGCATCCACAACAGAACAAAAGCTCATCGGTGCCATATGCAAAAGTCATAAATCTACCAGGATCACTGGATCAACTTTTCGGCATAGCTC GTGAGAAGTTTCCGGGTTATTGTCCTGTGAAGCTGTTCAATCAAGATTTTGCTGAAATTGACGATATAACAGTAATTAGAGATGGTGACCAGTTGTTTCTTATGGAAGTTTGA